From Piliocolobus tephrosceles isolate RC106 chromosome 16, ASM277652v3, whole genome shotgun sequence, the proteins below share one genomic window:
- the CLEC10A gene encoding C-type lectin domain family 10 member A gives MIASLKAEVEVIKQEQQAVHSEMLLRVQRLMQDLNKLTCQVATLKNNASTESTCCPINWVEHQDSCYWFSRSGMPWAEAEKHCQLENAHLVVINSREEQNFVQEHLNFAYTWMGLSDREGVWKWVDGTDYEAGFQNWKPGQPDDWQGHGLGGGEDCAHFHPDGRWNDDVCQKPYYWVCEAGLTQASQESH, from the exons ATGATAGCgtctctgaaggctgaggtggaggttATCAAGCAGGAACAACAGGCAG TTCATTCTGAAATGCTCCTGCGAGTCCAGCGGCTGATGCAAGACCTGAATAAACTGACCTGCCAGGTGGCTACTCTCAAGAACAATG CCTCTACTGAAAGCACCTGCTGCCCCATCAACTGGGTGGAGCACCAAGACAGCTGCTACTGGTTCTCTCGCTCTGGGATGCCCTGGGCCGAGGCTGAGAAGCACTGCCAGCTGGAGAACGCCCACCTGGTGGTCATCAACTCCAGGGAGGAGCAG aattttgtCCAGGAACATCTAAACTTCGCATACACCTGGATGGGCCTCAGTGACCGTGAAGGAGTCTGGAAGTGGGTGGATGGAACAGACTATGAGGCCGGCTTCCA GAACTGGAAGCCAGGCCAGCCAGACGACTGGCAGGGGCACGGGCTGGGCGGAGGCGAGGACTGTGCCCACTTCCACCCAGACGGCAGGTGGAATGACGACGTCTGCCAGAAGCCCTATTACTGGGTCTGCGAGGCTGGTCTGACCCAGGCCAGCCAGGAGAGTCACTGA